From Desulfosalsimonas propionicica, the proteins below share one genomic window:
- the gltX gene encoding glutamate--tRNA ligase — MEAIITRFPPSPTGFLHIGGARTALFNWLYARKTGGRFVLRFEDTDAERSTQQYVDAIVDALEWLGIDWDEGPFYQSRRLDVYEKYIQHLIDTGSAYYCTCSKEKIEAMRQQAAQSGGKPKYDGTCREKNLPPTPGAVVRFKSPRMGNTVVEDKIRGHIVFPNAELDDFIIRRSDGMPIYNLAVVVDDISMGINTIIRGDDHISNTPKQILLYRALGAEVPDFGHVPMVLGPDKSRLSKRHGAMSVTAYRDMGYYPDALLNYLVRLGWSHGDQEFFTREELIEKFDIEHIGRSAGVFNPEKLLALNAEHIRSTPPEKLAPHLIGFLSGHGISAEDNPFLHGVIQTLQPRSKTFVEMAEAAVFYYSAPENYEEKGVKKFFKPEVAAPIRDLIAELKNTETFDEKHLEPAFVKVMEAHDLKFGKIAQPVRLALSGKTVSPGIFEMIEILGRDETIARLEKAAAFIRDQAEKPA, encoded by the coding sequence ATGGAAGCCATCATCACCCGTTTCCCGCCAAGCCCCACGGGGTTTTTGCATATCGGCGGCGCGCGCACGGCCCTTTTTAACTGGCTTTACGCCCGGAAAACCGGGGGACGGTTCGTTCTCCGGTTCGAGGACACGGACGCGGAAAGATCCACTCAGCAATATGTGGACGCCATTGTCGACGCCCTTGAGTGGCTGGGCATTGACTGGGATGAAGGCCCCTTTTATCAGTCCCGGCGCCTGGATGTATATGAAAAATATATTCAGCACCTGATTGACACGGGCAGTGCTTATTACTGCACCTGCTCCAAAGAAAAGATCGAGGCCATGCGGCAGCAGGCCGCTCAAAGCGGTGGCAAGCCCAAATATGACGGCACCTGCCGGGAAAAAAATCTTCCGCCCACACCCGGGGCTGTGGTGCGTTTTAAATCCCCCCGGATGGGAAACACCGTGGTGGAAGACAAGATCCGGGGCCATATTGTTTTTCCCAATGCCGAACTTGATGATTTCATTATCCGCCGCAGCGACGGCATGCCCATATACAACCTGGCCGTGGTGGTCGATGACATCTCCATGGGGATCAACACCATTATCCGCGGCGATGATCATATCAGCAACACTCCCAAGCAGATTCTGCTCTACCGGGCCCTGGGCGCGGAGGTGCCGGATTTTGGCCATGTACCCATGGTGCTGGGCCCGGACAAGTCGCGGCTGAGCAAGCGGCACGGGGCCATGAGCGTGACCGCCTACCGGGATATGGGCTATTATCCCGACGCCCTGCTCAACTACCTTGTGCGCCTGGGTTGGTCCCACGGAGACCAGGAGTTTTTTACCCGTGAAGAGCTTATTGAAAAATTTGATATCGAACATATCGGCCGGTCTGCCGGGGTGTTTAACCCGGAAAAACTCCTGGCGTTAAATGCCGAGCATATCCGCAGCACACCGCCTGAAAAACTGGCGCCTCACCTGATTGGGTTTTTGAGCGGACACGGGATTTCAGCCGAAGACAACCCGTTTTTACACGGGGTGATCCAAACCCTGCAGCCCCGGTCCAAGACCTTTGTGGAAATGGCTGAGGCTGCGGTGTTTTATTATTCGGCCCCGGAAAACTACGAGGAAAAAGGGGTCAAAAAGTTTTTCAAACCCGAAGTGGCCGCGCCGATCCGGGATCTGATCGCGGAGCTGAAAAACACGGAAACCTTTGATGAAAAGCATTTGGAGCCCGCGTTTGTAAAGGTCATGGAGGCCCATGACCTGAAATTCGGCAAAATCGCCCAGCCGGTGCGCCTGGCACTGTCCGGCAAAACCGTGAGCCCGGGCATATTTGAAATGATCGAGATTCTGGGCCGGGATGAAACCATTGCACGGCTGGAAAAAGCCGCGGCCTTTATCCGTGATCAGGCTGAAAAACCGGCGTGA